The genomic DNA TAATCTCTATATTCAATTACATTAAAAATTTTTATCTTAAAAATTTTTAAAAAATTAAAGGGAAAATAGAAATTTTGTGGAATTTATACAAATATATCGCTTATTTAGAAAAGGGTGGTGAACACAAGATGGAAGTGACTGACGTAAGATTACGCCGCGTAAACACAGAAGGCCGCATGAGAGCAATTGCCTCTATTACTCTAGACCATGAATTTGTTGTTCATGATATTCGTGTAATTGATGGTAATAATGGATTATTTGTAGCAATGCCAAGTAAACGTACTCCGGATGGAGAATTCCGTGACATTGCACATCCAATTAATTCTAATACACGCTCTAAAATTCAAGATGCGGTTTTAACAGAGTATCACCGTTTAGGCGAGTTAGAAGAGGTTGAGTTTGAAGAAGCGGGCGCTTCGTAAAATTCGAATGACAAGGGCTTTTTAAAGAAAGCCCTATAATTTTGCAACAAACTCCTGTAAGCATTTACAGGAGTTTGTTTTTTTGTGTTTATATATATTTATCGTTCGGAAAATTCTAAATTCAACAAAACAAAGAGGAAAACTTCTAATTTTTTCAAAATCATTTTAAATAGTATAGCTTATTTCTTAAAAAAGATACTAAAGAGTAAAACATCTTATAAGAATTATGGTAAAATTTAATAGTTAAAATGTGTTTCTTGAAATATATGATGATTTAGGATAATATCGTTAATGGATAAATAGGTTGCGATGGAGGGTCTATATGTCAAACAGATTTGCAGTGATTCTAGCTGCAGGCAAGGGCACACGTATGAAGTCTAAGCTATACAAAGTGCTTCATCCTGTATGTGGAAAACCTATGGTACAACATGTTGTCGATCAAGTATCTCAATTAGGATTGCAGAAACTTGTAACAGTCGTAGGACATGGTGCTGAAATGGTACAAGAACAGCTAGGAAACATAAGTGAGTTTGCATTACAAGCAGAACAACTTGGTACAGCGCATGCTGTAGATCAAGCTGCAAGTGTACTTGCAAATGAAGAAG from Bacillus basilensis includes the following:
- the spoVG gene encoding septation regulator SpoVG → MEVTDVRLRRVNTEGRMRAIASITLDHEFVVHDIRVIDGNNGLFVAMPSKRTPDGEFRDIAHPINSNTRSKIQDAVLTEYHRLGELEEVEFEEAGAS